A genomic region of Gemmata massiliana contains the following coding sequences:
- a CDS encoding TIGR04372 family glycosyltransferase, with protein sequence MAIPVALTLFFALSAAVALKAARSLLRERPEYFAVSLPRFGLAVGRRLVKKALGRVGLLPVRAPEVLPELTVAPPDVGAVTPEPASVTEGAAGTEPLPDAEIPIESTAASADLGAVAPELVLVVEPTPDTETGAETVPGFRAQIEALDQLYCTHMNDTADHTAARAVIASRCDVQHQYARHLGFDPSEVLLLNEEWLVNIGHMALLDLWVKMARLGWGQWKHLVLVAPSGRATSGWTSCRRTANEAYLDYWRGPFTAVVTDPDLCEALYPFTHNAGHTINTLVPLPDGSCESIFYAGSKVQEAWERENRAPLLKLTEADAARGRDRLREMGLPDGAWYVCVQARTPGYHEAGAYHQSHRDADIDSYWGAIEEITDRGGWVIRVGDASMEPISPRPQVIDYAVGPHKSDWMDVFLLGSCRFYLGGTSGLSHVPPTFGVPVALVNWISFVLPFYSARDRFIPKLIWSERENRLLTFPEQCGSAVRTASYARPYLDQLGLRVVANTPDEIQDLVGEMFDVLEGRGGHSTEDEHLQSAFDAVAAAEGFGRTMQIGGAFLRTHQALLPGAELLVRRAG encoded by the coding sequence ATGGCGATCCCGGTCGCACTGACCCTGTTTTTCGCGCTCAGTGCGGCCGTCGCGCTCAAAGCCGCCCGCAGCCTGCTCCGAGAACGCCCCGAGTATTTCGCCGTTTCTCTACCACGGTTCGGCCTCGCGGTGGGTCGGCGCCTCGTCAAGAAGGCTCTCGGTCGCGTCGGGTTGCTGCCCGTGCGTGCGCCGGAGGTTCTCCCTGAACTGACGGTCGCTCCGCCCGACGTGGGGGCAGTGACCCCGGAACCGGCCTCCGTGACTGAGGGGGCGGCAGGAACCGAACCGCTACCTGATGCCGAGATCCCAATCGAATCGACGGCTGCTTCGGCTGACCTGGGTGCCGTGGCGCCGGAACTCGTCCTGGTGGTTGAGCCGACCCCCGATACCGAGACGGGCGCCGAAACAGTCCCGGGCTTTCGGGCACAGATCGAGGCGCTCGATCAGCTTTACTGCACGCACATGAACGACACCGCGGACCACACCGCGGCGCGGGCGGTGATCGCCTCCCGGTGTGACGTCCAGCACCAGTACGCGCGGCACCTCGGCTTCGACCCGTCCGAGGTACTACTGCTGAACGAGGAGTGGCTGGTGAACATCGGCCACATGGCCCTTCTCGACCTGTGGGTGAAGATGGCCCGCCTCGGGTGGGGGCAGTGGAAGCACCTCGTTCTGGTCGCCCCTTCGGGGCGCGCCACCTCGGGTTGGACCTCGTGCCGGCGGACCGCGAACGAGGCGTACCTGGACTACTGGAGGGGTCCGTTCACCGCCGTGGTGACCGACCCGGACCTGTGCGAAGCTCTTTACCCCTTTACCCACAACGCCGGCCACACGATCAACACCCTGGTGCCGTTGCCAGACGGGTCGTGCGAGAGCATCTTTTACGCCGGGAGCAAGGTTCAGGAAGCCTGGGAGCGGGAGAACCGCGCTCCGTTGCTGAAGCTCACAGAGGCGGACGCGGCGCGCGGCCGGGACCGGTTGCGCGAAATGGGCCTGCCCGACGGTGCCTGGTACGTGTGCGTTCAGGCGCGGACGCCCGGTTACCACGAGGCGGGGGCGTACCACCAGTCCCACCGGGACGCGGACATCGATAGCTACTGGGGCGCGATCGAAGAGATCACGGATCGCGGCGGCTGGGTGATCCGCGTCGGTGACGCCAGCATGGAGCCGATCTCCCCGCGCCCGCAAGTGATCGATTACGCGGTCGGCCCGCACAAGTCGGACTGGATGGACGTGTTTCTGCTCGGCTCGTGCCGCTTCTACCTCGGGGGCACGTCGGGCCTGTCTCACGTCCCCCCGACGTTTGGCGTGCCGGTCGCTCTGGTCAACTGGATCTCCTTCGTCCTCCCGTTCTACAGCGCCCGCGACCGGTTCATCCCGAAGCTCATCTGGAGCGAACGGGAGAACCGGCTGTTGACGTTCCCAGAACAGTGCGGGTCTGCGGTTCGTACCGCGTCATACGCGCGCCCCTACCTCGACCAGCTCGGCTTGCGGGTGGTCGCGAACACACCGGACGAGATCCAGGATCTGGTCGGCGAGATGTTCGACGTGCTCGAGGGGCGGGGCGGGCACTCGACGGAAGACGAGCACCTCCAGTCTGCGTTCGACGCGGTCGCGGCTGCCGAGGGGTTCGGGCGGACAATGCAGATTGGGGGCGCGTTCCTGCGGACCCATCAGGCCCTTTTGCCCGGTGCGGAGTTACTCGTGCGACGGGCCGGGTGA
- a CDS encoding zinc-binding dehydrogenase → MHTDAAVLVELNQPLRLLPLDLPDLKPGQVLVDVAYSGVCHSQLHEVRGRRGPDRFLPHTLGHEGSGTVTAVGPGVAKVRPGDRVVLTWIKGEGADVPSVSYESVLGRVNSGALSTFMRRTVTCENRLVPVPAEMPLREAALLGCALPTGAGVVTNTANPPAGSALVVFGAGGIGLSAVMAARLHGVGTLIAVDVVEQKLADARRFGATHTVNACHCDPVAAILELTGGRGADFAVEAAGRRETMEAAFRCVRDKGGLCVLAGNLPHGEQISLNPFDLIRGKRIVGTWGGDTVSDRDLPRYARLFLDGKLPLTDLISREYPLSGVNAALDDLEGGRVARALIDMGA, encoded by the coding sequence ATGCACACTGACGCCGCTGTTCTGGTTGAACTGAACCAACCTTTGCGCCTCTTGCCGCTGGACTTGCCCGACCTGAAGCCCGGGCAAGTGCTGGTGGATGTGGCGTATAGCGGGGTGTGCCACAGCCAGCTCCACGAGGTGCGCGGGCGCCGCGGACCGGACCGGTTCCTGCCACACACACTTGGGCACGAGGGCTCGGGAACCGTCACCGCCGTCGGCCCTGGGGTCGCGAAGGTGCGGCCCGGAGACCGCGTCGTCCTCACCTGGATTAAGGGCGAAGGGGCGGACGTGCCCTCTGTGTCTTACGAGAGCGTGCTGGGGCGAGTGAACTCTGGGGCGCTCAGCACATTTATGCGGCGCACGGTTACGTGCGAGAACCGGTTGGTGCCGGTACCAGCCGAGATGCCGCTGCGCGAGGCCGCGCTGCTCGGGTGCGCGCTGCCGACCGGGGCCGGCGTAGTGACCAACACCGCGAACCCGCCCGCGGGCAGCGCGCTAGTTGTGTTTGGAGCCGGTGGGATCGGGCTCAGTGCGGTCATGGCCGCCCGTCTTCACGGGGTCGGAACTCTGATCGCCGTGGACGTGGTGGAGCAGAAGTTGGCCGACGCGCGCCGGTTCGGGGCCACGCACACGGTCAATGCCTGCCACTGCGACCCGGTGGCCGCGATCCTGGAACTGACCGGCGGGCGCGGGGCCGATTTCGCGGTCGAGGCGGCCGGGCGCCGGGAGACGATGGAGGCCGCGTTCCGGTGCGTGCGCGATAAGGGCGGGCTGTGCGTCCTGGCCGGGAACCTGCCGCACGGCGAACAGATCTCGCTGAACCCGTTCGACCTGATTCGCGGTAAGCGGATCGTGGGCACCTGGGGTGGGGACACGGTATCCGACCGCGACCTGCCGCGGTACGCGCGCCTGTTCCTCGACGGCAAGTTGCCGCTCACGGACCTGATCTCGCGCGAGTATCCGCTGAGCGGGGTGAACGCGGCGCTCGACGACCTGGAGGGCGGGCGGGTCGCGCGCGCCCTGATCGATATGGGCGCCTGA
- a CDS encoding TIGR04372 family glycosyltransferase — protein sequence MRAVISTIVFRLAVLVCRALRVRFLVNPAFPPAFSRIGHLAAEPDCFVKEGLLGLRPRCVGVLLVPRDDAANPCLLDYWRQQLWVISSPFWVRVFGPLAEIPAFRYPTDPYVTAINDTATFGAIQAAYAGRLPVLKITAAHRVSGESELRKLGVPEGAWFVVVHCREGGYDANEPGARARNVAIETYLPALRAIVERGGWCVRVGDPTMTPLPPISGVIDYAHSPLRSDRMDVFLCARAKFLLGSASGLSVLASVFGTPCALANQSLPAVAFPYGAADLFIPKLLRDLRTGRLLTLAEILGGALGNARFSHCLELAWAETEDNAPEDIRELVLEMLDELDGTFRETDEDRAYRIAYRALLVPGHYTHGAASRFGRRFLRKHRWLLDKPGACAPDPNRTGCGTLACPCLRNPRWAARQLCTAPAPTAVRSFPQDVIDPALDSGGIYDDGWVAGTAYCVLTQPTGGELVIRGMFPQIGPRPAVSEVSVSIDGQEVLRRVLHAGAVELVCPVPVGEGRRKVELQFSLTQPLTAPDTRTVGMHLTFLGFASTTSASAA from the coding sequence ATGCGCGCGGTCATCAGTACCATCGTTTTCCGGCTCGCGGTACTGGTGTGTCGCGCGCTGCGGGTGCGGTTCCTGGTGAACCCGGCGTTCCCGCCCGCGTTCTCCCGGATCGGGCACCTGGCCGCGGAACCGGACTGCTTCGTCAAAGAGGGGCTGCTCGGGTTGCGCCCCCGGTGCGTGGGCGTGCTCCTGGTGCCGCGCGACGATGCCGCGAACCCGTGCCTACTCGACTACTGGCGGCAGCAACTGTGGGTCATCAGTTCGCCGTTCTGGGTGCGCGTATTCGGCCCGCTCGCCGAGATCCCAGCGTTTCGCTACCCGACCGATCCCTACGTGACGGCCATTAACGATACGGCCACGTTCGGGGCGATCCAGGCCGCCTACGCGGGGCGCCTACCGGTGCTGAAGATCACCGCTGCGCACCGAGTGAGTGGCGAGTCCGAGTTGCGCAAACTCGGGGTACCAGAAGGGGCCTGGTTCGTTGTCGTTCACTGCCGCGAAGGTGGCTACGACGCCAACGAACCGGGTGCTCGGGCGCGGAACGTTGCTATCGAAACCTACCTCCCGGCACTGCGCGCCATTGTCGAGCGCGGGGGCTGGTGCGTGCGCGTGGGCGACCCGACTATGACCCCGCTGCCGCCCATTTCCGGAGTCATCGACTACGCGCACAGCCCGCTGCGGAGCGACCGGATGGACGTGTTCCTGTGCGCGCGGGCGAAGTTCCTGCTCGGGAGCGCGTCGGGGTTGTCCGTGCTCGCGAGCGTGTTCGGTACCCCGTGTGCGCTCGCGAACCAGTCCCTGCCCGCGGTCGCGTTCCCCTACGGGGCGGCCGACCTGTTCATCCCCAAGTTGCTCCGCGACTTGCGGACCGGGCGGCTTCTGACACTCGCCGAGATTCTCGGTGGGGCGCTCGGGAACGCGCGCTTCTCGCACTGTTTGGAACTGGCCTGGGCCGAGACCGAGGACAACGCGCCAGAGGATATTCGCGAGCTGGTACTCGAGATGCTCGACGAGCTGGATGGCACGTTTCGCGAAACCGACGAGGACCGCGCGTACCGGATCGCGTACCGGGCGTTGCTCGTCCCCGGGCACTACACGCACGGGGCCGCATCGCGGTTCGGGCGGCGGTTCCTTCGTAAACACCGCTGGCTGCTCGACAAACCGGGAGCTTGCGCCCCGGACCCGAACCGCACCGGGTGCGGAACTCTGGCGTGCCCGTGCCTGCGGAACCCGAGATGGGCCGCCCGCCAGCTCTGCACGGCTCCGGCGCCGACCGCGGTCCGGAGCTTCCCCCAAGATGTCATCGACCCGGCGCTGGACTCCGGCGGCATTTACGACGACGGCTGGGTCGCCGGGACTGCCTACTGCGTGCTGACTCAACCGACCGGCGGTGAACTCGTGATTCGGGGGATGTTCCCGCAAATCGGACCGCGACCGGCCGTGTCGGAGGTGAGCGTCTCGATCGATGGACAGGAAGTGCTCCGGCGAGTACTGCATGCCGGCGCGGTCGAATTGGTCTGTCCGGTTCCGGTCGGTGAGGGGCGACGAAAGGTCGAATTACAGTTCTCTCTCACCCAGCCACTAACCGCCCCCGACACGCGAACCGTTGGGATGCACCTGACGTTCCTCGGTTTCGCATCCACTACGTCCGCTTCCGCAGCCTAA
- a CDS encoding D-glycero-alpha-D-manno-heptose-1,7-bisphosphate 7-phosphatase, whose protein sequence is MTLGRAVFLDRDGVIVPDNEGALLAPEDVQLLDGVGPALAALKTAGFALILVTNQAVVARGLLTEAQLDEIHNELNRRLRTAGAPAFDAVFACPHHPHANVPAYRVACECRKPRPGMLLRAARERSLDLSASVMVGDRITDVLAGARAGCRTVLVEGPQTSAPPIVTSEPIDPSVRADHTCTSLADAARWILESR, encoded by the coding sequence ATGACGCTGGGCCGGGCCGTGTTCCTCGACCGCGACGGGGTCATCGTACCCGACAACGAAGGTGCGTTGCTGGCCCCCGAGGACGTGCAACTCCTCGACGGAGTCGGTCCGGCACTCGCGGCCCTGAAAACGGCCGGGTTCGCGCTGATCCTCGTGACCAACCAGGCGGTAGTCGCACGCGGGCTGCTCACGGAAGCCCAACTCGATGAGATCCACAACGAACTGAACCGCCGGCTCCGGACAGCGGGCGCTCCGGCATTCGACGCGGTGTTCGCGTGCCCACACCACCCGCACGCGAACGTGCCCGCGTACCGGGTCGCGTGCGAGTGTCGCAAGCCGCGCCCGGGGATGCTTCTGCGGGCCGCCCGCGAGCGGTCGTTGGACCTGTCGGCGTCCGTGATGGTCGGTGATCGGATCACGGACGTACTGGCCGGTGCGCGGGCTGGGTGCCGCACGGTACTGGTCGAGGGGCCGCAAACCAGCGCGCCGCCGATCGTAACGTCCGAACCGATCGACCCGTCGGTGCGCGCGGACCACACGTGTACGTCACTGGCAGACGCGGCCCGCTGGATTCTGGAGAGCCGATGA
- a CDS encoding nucleotidyltransferase family protein produces the protein MKAMVLCAGFGTRLGALTRETPKPMLLLAGRPVLDYVLRHLARHGFDDIVVNLHFRPEMIRDYCGDGSRFGVKLTYSYEAEPLGTAGAVRAVADHFRGGPFLVQYGDVLTAHDLGALRAAHAARGALATILTHRRAGSNSVVVVGADERVERFLERPTEEERRGVDSDRVFSGVLLAEPDVLDLIPLTGPRDFPRDVFPAVVGAGRLYAHPLNGYRCAIDSPERLAAAEAAVRDGLVG, from the coding sequence ATGAAGGCGATGGTACTGTGCGCCGGGTTCGGCACCCGGCTCGGGGCACTCACCCGAGAAACCCCGAAGCCCATGCTCCTGCTGGCCGGTCGGCCGGTCCTCGATTACGTCTTGCGCCACCTGGCGCGACACGGGTTCGACGACATCGTGGTGAACTTGCACTTCCGCCCGGAGATGATCCGCGATTATTGCGGGGACGGGAGCCGGTTCGGGGTGAAGTTGACCTACTCTTACGAGGCCGAACCACTAGGGACCGCGGGTGCGGTGCGTGCGGTGGCCGATCACTTCCGTGGCGGCCCGTTCCTGGTGCAGTACGGGGACGTGCTGACCGCCCATGACCTCGGTGCGCTACGGGCCGCGCACGCTGCGCGGGGGGCGCTGGCCACAATCCTCACGCACCGCCGAGCCGGGTCCAATAGTGTGGTTGTTGTCGGGGCCGATGAGCGCGTGGAGCGCTTTCTCGAACGGCCGACGGAAGAGGAGCGGCGGGGGGTCGATTCGGACCGCGTGTTTTCGGGCGTGCTTCTGGCCGAACCGGATGTGCTTGACCTGATCCCACTCACTGGGCCGCGTGATTTCCCGCGGGACGTATTCCCCGCGGTCGTTGGAGCCGGTCGACTATACGCGCACCCGCTGAACGGGTACCGGTGCGCGATCGACTCCCCCGAACGGCTCGCGGCGGCCGAAGCCGCCGTGCGAGACGGGCTGGTCGGCTGA
- a CDS encoding NAD-dependent epimerase/dehydratase family protein — MTAPRMGAGVERFCVIGSNSFSGASFVASALKAGAEVLGISRSPEADPVFLPYRWADASRFTFRQLDLNRDLNAIDAALREFRPDFVVNFAAQGMVAQSWANPEHWYRTNTVAMAGLHERLRTMDFLKKFVQASTPEVYGNTSGLVSENAPFNPSTPYAISKAACDMNLLAYQRAYGFPVVFTRSANVCGPAQALYRIIPKTVLCVLTGKRLRLEGGGTSVRSFIHIDDVSDATLRAARDGAPGSVFHLSTPLNQTIRSVVEEVCRQLGAPFEDSVEMVGARLGQDAAYLLDSTAARTKLEWEPRRGIADAIADTIAWTKKNLDTLRSAPAEYIHKE, encoded by the coding sequence GTGACGGCACCAAGAATGGGGGCGGGTGTGGAGCGGTTCTGTGTAATTGGTAGCAACTCGTTCTCCGGTGCGAGTTTCGTCGCATCGGCTCTAAAAGCGGGGGCCGAGGTGCTCGGCATCAGCCGGTCCCCGGAAGCGGACCCGGTGTTCCTGCCGTACCGCTGGGCCGATGCGAGTCGATTCACGTTCCGCCAACTCGACCTGAACCGCGATCTGAACGCGATCGACGCGGCGCTCCGGGAGTTTCGGCCCGATTTCGTGGTGAATTTCGCGGCCCAGGGCATGGTCGCACAGAGCTGGGCCAATCCCGAGCACTGGTACCGCACCAACACGGTCGCGATGGCCGGGCTGCACGAGCGCCTGCGCACGATGGACTTCCTCAAGAAGTTCGTCCAGGCGTCGACCCCCGAGGTGTACGGCAACACGTCCGGTCTCGTGTCCGAGAACGCCCCGTTTAACCCGAGCACGCCCTACGCGATCTCGAAGGCCGCGTGCGACATGAACCTGCTCGCGTACCAGCGGGCCTACGGGTTCCCGGTGGTGTTCACGCGCTCGGCCAACGTGTGCGGACCGGCTCAAGCGCTGTACCGGATCATCCCCAAGACGGTCCTGTGCGTGCTCACCGGCAAGCGACTGCGGCTCGAAGGGGGCGGCACCAGCGTCCGCTCGTTCATTCACATCGATGACGTGTCCGACGCCACTCTGCGTGCTGCACGTGACGGGGCACCGGGATCGGTGTTCCACCTATCAACACCTCTGAATCAAACGATCCGGTCCGTGGTCGAAGAGGTGTGCCGCCAACTCGGGGCGCCGTTCGAGGACTCGGTCGAGATGGTCGGGGCCAGACTCGGACAGGACGCCGCGTACCTGCTCGACTCGACCGCCGCTCGTACCAAACTCGAGTGGGAACCGCGTCGCGGGATCGCGGACGCGATCGCAGATACGATCGCCTGGACCAAGAAGAACCTGGATACGCTCCGCAGCGCCCCGGCCGAGTACATCCACAAGGAATAG
- a CDS encoding NAD-dependent epimerase/dehydratase family protein: MSSDVSPAGAPMVFVPGGAGYVGAVLVPALLDAGYRVRVLDLYLYGHEPLAPVRGHPNLEEVTGDVRDLAAVRAAVAGCAAVIHLACISNDPSVELDPGLSQSVNYDSFGPLVRACKEAGVRRFVFASSGSVYGVSDSPNVTEEHPLVPVSLYNKFKAMCEPVLLAEGTRDFVPVIVRPATICGHSPRQRLDLTVNILTNHAINNGKITVFGGVQMRPNLHIRDMIDLYLLLLTAPDDKVGGEIFNAGYQNYTVAETAEIVRGVVQREVPERGTIEIVTTPSDDIRSYRVNADKVRRVLGFVPKHTIEDAAVDLIRAFRAGRLPNSMTDPRYFNIKLMKDKKVA, translated from the coding sequence ATGAGCTCAGATGTCTCACCCGCCGGCGCCCCGATGGTGTTCGTGCCCGGTGGCGCGGGGTACGTCGGGGCGGTTCTGGTGCCGGCCCTGCTCGATGCCGGGTACCGGGTCCGCGTACTCGATCTGTACCTGTACGGGCACGAGCCACTGGCCCCCGTGCGCGGGCACCCGAACCTGGAAGAGGTGACCGGGGACGTGCGCGACCTGGCCGCGGTTCGGGCCGCGGTAGCGGGCTGTGCGGCGGTGATCCACCTGGCCTGCATCTCCAACGACCCGAGCGTCGAACTGGACCCGGGCCTGAGCCAGTCGGTGAACTACGACTCGTTCGGGCCGCTCGTCCGGGCGTGCAAAGAGGCCGGGGTGCGCCGGTTCGTGTTCGCCTCGTCCGGCAGCGTGTACGGCGTCAGCGATTCCCCGAACGTGACCGAGGAGCACCCGCTCGTTCCGGTGTCGCTGTACAACAAGTTCAAGGCCATGTGCGAGCCAGTGCTGCTGGCCGAGGGCACACGCGACTTCGTCCCGGTGATCGTCCGCCCGGCCACCATCTGCGGGCACTCGCCGCGCCAGCGCCTGGACCTGACGGTCAACATTCTCACCAACCACGCGATCAACAACGGGAAAATCACCGTGTTCGGTGGGGTGCAAATGCGCCCGAACCTGCACATCCGCGACATGATCGACCTGTACCTGCTGCTGCTCACCGCGCCGGACGACAAGGTCGGGGGCGAGATCTTCAACGCCGGGTACCAGAACTACACCGTCGCGGAGACGGCCGAGATCGTCCGCGGCGTGGTCCAGCGCGAGGTGCCCGAGCGCGGCACGATCGAGATCGTCACCACGCCGTCCGACGACATCCGCTCGTACCGCGTGAACGCGGACAAGGTGCGCCGGGTGCTCGGGTTCGTCCCCAAGCACACCATCGAGGACGCGGCGGTCGATCTGATCCGGGCGTTCCGCGCCGGGCGGCTGCCGAACTCGATGACCGACCCGCGGTACTTCAACATCAAGCTCATGAAAGACAAGAAGGTCGCGTGA
- a CDS encoding class I SAM-dependent methyltransferase, which yields MGQEINLLDRYPKSNRPIDDRGRLITEAHRSAARQFGVEYFDGDRLSGYGGYNYHPRFWTDTVCRFRDHYQLAPDAQLLDVGCAKGFMLHDFKLFMPELLVAGVDVSGYALERAREEVRPYLQQASADALPFPDNSFDLVISINTIHNLPLDRCKQSLREIQRVSRGRAFVTMDAWRNDAERERLLKWNLTALTYMHVDDWRRVFDEVGYTGDYYWFIAE from the coding sequence ATGGGCCAAGAGATCAACCTGCTGGACCGGTACCCGAAGTCGAACCGACCGATCGACGACCGCGGGCGCCTCATTACCGAAGCGCACCGGTCCGCGGCGCGCCAGTTCGGGGTCGAATACTTCGACGGGGACCGGCTGAGCGGGTACGGCGGGTACAACTATCACCCGCGGTTCTGGACCGATACCGTGTGCCGGTTCCGGGACCACTACCAATTGGCGCCCGACGCTCAGTTGCTCGATGTGGGCTGCGCGAAGGGGTTCATGCTGCACGACTTCAAACTGTTCATGCCTGAACTGCTGGTGGCCGGCGTGGACGTGTCCGGGTACGCGCTGGAACGCGCCCGCGAGGAAGTGCGCCCGTACTTGCAGCAGGCCAGTGCCGATGCGCTCCCGTTCCCGGACAACAGTTTCGATCTCGTGATTTCGATCAACACGATCCACAACTTGCCATTGGACCGGTGCAAGCAGTCGCTGCGTGAAATTCAGCGCGTGAGCCGCGGGCGCGCGTTCGTGACGATGGACGCCTGGCGCAACGACGCCGAGCGCGAGCGCCTGCTCAAGTGGAACCTGACCGCCCTCACGTACATGCACGTAGACGACTGGCGGCGCGTGTTCGATGAGGTCGGGTACACGGGCGACTATTACTGGTTCATCGCCGAGTGA